A window of the Hordeum vulgare subsp. vulgare chromosome 5H, MorexV3_pseudomolecules_assembly, whole genome shotgun sequence genome harbors these coding sequences:
- the LOC123452623 gene encoding purine permease 3-like, whose amino-acid sequence MSPIDRLIAPIDLATNSRLAQPVHALQTEMEVEIVPQHRAPKVELEPSAWRWHDLTGAAARPLRDPLLAVNFLLLAVGASCGPLLLRLYFLRGGARKWLSSLLQTAGWPLLLVPLCFSFSSRRRRRRHRQGGGDDPISGAVFLMTPRLLAATVVVGIMTGADNFLYAYGTAYLPVSTSSILISTQLAFTAAFALLLVRQRFTASTVNAIVLLSVGAALLGMGSGGDRPAGVTGAQYAAGFGTALGAAALYGLVLPVMELSQAWHAARAGAAALTYTLVVEIQVVIGLTATAFCAVGMLVNKDFQAIPGEARQSELGQAGYYLLLVGTAAVYQCFCLGIIGAIYYGSALLAGIIITVFLPMTEVLAVVFFHEPFSGTKGVALGLSLWGLASYFYGEVRHMAPDAEHQSSSCVDRDCEN is encoded by the exons ATGAGCCCAATTGATCGTTTGATCGCACCGATCGACCTCGCAACTAATTCTCGCCTCGCGCAGCCGGTGCATGCACTGCAGACAGAGATGGAGGTCGAAATCGTACCCCAGCACCGCGCGCCCAAGGTCGAGCTCGAGCCTAGCGCGTGGCGATGGCACGACCTCACGGGCGCCGCCGCCAGGCCGCTCCGCGACCCGCTCCTCGCCGTCAACTTCCTGCTCCTGGCCGTCGGCGCGTCCTGCGGCccgctcctcctccgcctctaCTTCCTGCGCGGCGGCGCCCGCAAGTGGCTCTCCAGCCTGCTCCAGACCGCCGGCTGGCCGCTCCTCCTCGTGCcgctctgcttctccttctcctcccgccgccgccgccgccgccaccgtcaAGGCGGCGGCGACGACCCCATTAGCGGCGCCGTCTTCCTCATGACGCCCCGCCTGCTGGCCGCGACCGTCGTCGTCGGCATCATGACCGGCGCCGACAACTTCCTCTATGCCTACGGCACGGCCTACCTCCCGGTGTCCACCTCCTCCATCCTAATCTCCACGCAGCTGGCCTTCACGGCCGCCTTCGCGCTGCTGCTCGTGCGCCAGCGCTTCACGGCCTCCACGGTCAACGCGATCGTGCTGCTCAGCGTCGGCGCCGCCTTGCTCGGGATGGGCTCCGGAGGGGACCGCCCGGCGGGGGTGACGGGCGCGCAGTACGCCGCCGGGTTCGGCACGGCGCTGGGCGCCGCGGCGCTCTACGGCCTCGTGCTGCCCGTCATGGAGCTCAGCCAGGCGTGGCACGCGGCGCGCGCCGGCGCCGCGGCCCTCACCTACACGCTCGTCGTCGAGATTCAGGTCGTCATCGGGCTCACCGCCACGGCGTTCTGCGCCGTCGGCATGCTGGTGAACAAGGATTTTCAG GCAATCCCAGGAGAAGCCCGGCAGTCCGAACTCGGCCAGGCGGGCTACTACCTGCTGCTGGTCGGCACAGCCGCCGTGTACCAGTGCTTCTGCCTCGGCATAATCGGTGCCATTTACTACGGCTCGGCGCTGCTCGCCGGAATCATCATCACCGTGTTCCTCCCGATGACTGAGGTcctcgccgtcgtcttcttccatgAACCCTTCAGCGGCACGAAGGGCGTCGCCCTCGGGCTGTCGCTCTGGGGCCTCGCCTCCTATTTCTACGGCGAGGTGCGGCACATGGCCCCGGATGCAGAGCACCAGTCAAGTTCGTGTGTGGATCGTGATTGTGAAAACTAG